One genomic segment of Paenibacillus sp. FSL H8-0332 includes these proteins:
- a CDS encoding glycosyltransferase family 2 protein, with the protein MKARYSVIVPMYNEEEVIQITYERLKKVMDGCGDSYELVFVNDGSRDRTAEIMRGISNTDEHVKLIDFSRNFGHQVAITAGMDYAEGQAVVVIDADLQDPPEVILEMIAKWKEGYEVVYAKRLKRHGETFFKKVTAKIFYRLLSSMTSVEIPTDTGDFRLIDRKVCDVLRGLKEKNRYVRGLVSWVGFRQTMVEYVREERFAGETKYPLKKMIRFALDGITSFSHKPLKIASYVGFFLSFSSFLYLFLVLFQKVFTSWTVPGWASIVGVNLLFNGIVLMLLGVIGEYIGRIYDESKDRPLYIVSETKGYPDAETEDTRKESDYAR; encoded by the coding sequence GTGAAGGCCAGATATAGTGTAATTGTCCCCATGTACAATGAGGAGGAAGTCATTCAGATAACCTACGAGCGGCTCAAAAAAGTAATGGATGGTTGCGGGGATTCCTATGAGCTTGTGTTCGTCAATGACGGCAGCCGGGACCGTACGGCTGAGATTATGCGCGGAATCAGTAATACGGATGAGCATGTCAAGCTGATTGACTTCTCGCGTAACTTCGGCCACCAAGTGGCGATTACGGCGGGTATGGATTATGCTGAAGGTCAGGCTGTTGTGGTGATTGATGCGGATCTCCAGGACCCGCCTGAGGTCATCCTGGAGATGATCGCCAAGTGGAAGGAAGGCTATGAGGTAGTCTATGCCAAGCGGCTGAAGCGCCACGGGGAGACCTTCTTCAAGAAGGTGACAGCCAAAATCTTTTACCGTCTGCTAAGCAGCATGACCAGTGTAGAGATTCCTACGGATACCGGGGACTTCCGGCTCATCGACCGTAAGGTCTGCGATGTGCTGCGCGGCCTGAAGGAGAAGAACCGTTATGTGCGGGGGCTGGTGAGCTGGGTTGGCTTCCGGCAGACCATGGTGGAATATGTGCGGGAGGAACGCTTCGCCGGGGAGACGAAATATCCGCTCAAAAAAATGATCCGCTTCGCGCTCGACGGAATCACCTCCTTTTCGCACAAGCCGCTCAAAATCGCCTCCTATGTCGGCTTCTTCCTGTCCTTCTCCAGCTTCCTCTACCTGTTCCTGGTCTTATTCCAAAAGGTCTTCACCTCCTGGACCGTGCCGGGCTGGGCGTCCATTGTCGGGGTTAACCTGCTGTTTAACGGCATTGTGCTGATGCTGCTCGGTGTAATCGGGGAGTACATTGGACGGATCTATGATGAATCGAAGGACAGACCGCTCTATATCGTTAGCGAGACCAAAGGCTACCCGGATGCGGAGACCGAAGACACGCGGAAGGAAAGCGATTATGCAAGATAA
- a CDS encoding GtrA family protein: MQDKAWRAGMIQFLKFNAVGLLNTFIDFAVFTLLHSLGMLNTPAQIISYSAGTANSFFWNKKVTFKGRDRGGNGGFDRMQLVRFIVLNLLVLGISVLLIHLLTDRLGIQVLMAKVLVTFITVIINFFGSRKWVF, from the coding sequence ATGCAAGATAAGGCTTGGCGTGCAGGCATGATCCAGTTTCTGAAATTCAATGCAGTGGGCCTGCTTAACACGTTCATTGATTTCGCGGTATTTACCCTGCTGCATTCCCTGGGGATGCTTAACACCCCTGCACAGATAATTTCCTACAGCGCCGGGACGGCAAACAGCTTTTTCTGGAATAAAAAGGTGACCTTCAAGGGCCGGGACAGAGGCGGGAATGGCGGATTTGACCGGATGCAGCTAGTGAGATTTATTGTGCTGAATCTGCTGGTGCTGGGCATTTCGGTGCTGCTGATTCATCTGCTGACTGATCGCCTGGGAATCCAGGTGCTGATGGCCAAGGTGCTGGTTACCTTCATTACAGTGATCATTAATTTCTTTGGAAGCCGGAAGTGGGTATTCTAG
- a CDS encoding class D sortase: MRKLSYLIILAGVLIMLYPKGSEWYEDRQQQKLLEEAEQAYSEIVPSATAPASQDLSKPYAEVTQLLAEESGAEEPVPTTAPEIEVGGKITAIIEIDKIDLKLPVLEGATKTNMKHAAAHMKETAPIGEVGNAAIAAHRSRTAGRLFNRLDEIGKGDTITVITSGQEYKYVVYDVSIVEPTDISVLKGKDDDKILTLITCDPLVNPTHRLIIHAKLT; the protein is encoded by the coding sequence ATGCGGAAGTTATCCTATTTGATTATACTTGCCGGGGTCCTGATTATGCTCTACCCCAAAGGAAGCGAATGGTACGAGGACCGTCAGCAGCAGAAGCTGCTGGAAGAGGCTGAACAGGCCTATAGTGAAATCGTTCCTTCGGCTACGGCTCCTGCCAGCCAGGATCTGAGCAAGCCCTATGCGGAAGTCACCCAACTGCTGGCGGAAGAGTCCGGTGCGGAAGAGCCGGTGCCCACTACAGCGCCCGAGATTGAAGTTGGAGGCAAGATCACCGCCATTATTGAAATCGACAAAATCGATCTGAAGCTGCCTGTACTGGAGGGCGCCACCAAAACTAATATGAAGCATGCCGCGGCGCATATGAAGGAGACAGCTCCGATTGGTGAGGTAGGCAACGCAGCGATTGCGGCACACCGGTCAAGAACGGCAGGACGGCTGTTCAACAGACTGGATGAGATCGGTAAAGGGGATACCATTACTGTTATTACAAGCGGCCAGGAATACAAGTATGTTGTATATGATGTATCTATTGTAGAGCCTACCGATATTTCGGTACTGAAGGGAAAGGATGATGATAAGATTCTGACCCTCATTACCTGCGATCCGCTTGTCAACCCGACCCACAGACTCATCATTCATGCGAAGTTAACCTGA
- a CDS encoding transglutaminase-like domain-containing protein, producing MKKLYLMLITLFVIVTSVQTGTAQAANADSSWLNVGQLDQGVIGVSYDVPKDKKMKLMITKDNNSYTYNLYTSKPTETFPLQQGNGSYKVSVLENTTGNKYKVLSSETVSLSMSNVNAVYLSSVQNVKWSSSDKSVQKAAQLTKGLTTDADKVKAIYNYIVANVKYDYSLANSVSTDYIPNNDNTLATNKGICYDYASLFATMLRSEGIPTKLVMGNTSYVTSYHAWNEVFMNGKWVTIDTTVDAGLGKNTASTELIKAASKYTAAKFY from the coding sequence ATGAAAAAGTTATATTTAATGTTGATTACACTTTTTGTGATTGTCACTTCCGTGCAGACAGGCACTGCTCAAGCAGCTAATGCAGATTCAAGCTGGTTAAATGTTGGACAACTTGATCAAGGGGTTATCGGGGTTTCGTACGATGTTCCTAAGGACAAGAAGATGAAGCTCATGATTACCAAAGACAATAACAGCTATACTTACAACTTATACACTTCCAAACCAACCGAGACGTTCCCGCTGCAACAAGGAAATGGCTCTTATAAGGTCTCCGTTCTTGAGAATACTACCGGCAACAAATACAAAGTACTATCTTCCGAGACTGTATCTCTCTCAATGAGTAATGTGAATGCCGTATATTTGAGCTCTGTACAGAATGTGAAATGGAGTTCTTCCGATAAATCCGTTCAAAAGGCAGCCCAGCTTACAAAGGGTCTGACCACAGATGCAGACAAAGTTAAGGCCATCTACAATTACATCGTAGCTAACGTGAAATATGACTACTCTCTGGCTAACAGCGTAAGCACAGATTATATTCCGAACAACGATAACACACTGGCTACCAACAAAGGTATCTGCTACGATTACGCATCCTTGTTCGCTACTATGCTCCGCAGTGAAGGCATTCCTACCAAATTGGTTATGGGGAATACAAGCTATGTAACTTCATACCATGCCTGGAACGAAGTGTTCATGAACGGCAAATGGGTAACGATTGATACTACAGTGGATGCAGGTCTGGGTAAGAACACCGCGTCAACAGAACTGATCAAAGCAGCAAGCAAATATACTGCAGCGAAATTCTACTAA
- a CDS encoding acyl-ACP thioesterase domain-containing protein → MDKHSSLLWTEPFRVQASDTDYRSRVKLSFLLDIMQRAADSAVNSLGLSMESMLKAGMGWMVITLDLNLQRLPSPGELLDVHTWSKGNKGPLWQRDYRIYDAQGVELASARSIWALVDIGKRKILRPSALPIVVEPYVEDSVGSLPDKVIIPPELPLQEVYRYQVRYSGLDNNKHLNNARYADLCCDALALEEWEELELTGLHITYAQEAKYGEEISVMRSSLTEDGVYVRGQGGERIFFEACLKLKR, encoded by the coding sequence ATGGACAAGCACAGCAGCCTTTTGTGGACAGAGCCATTCAGGGTTCAGGCAAGTGACACGGATTACCGGTCAAGAGTCAAGCTATCTTTTCTGCTGGATATTATGCAGCGTGCTGCGGATTCGGCTGTAAACAGTCTGGGGCTAAGTATGGAGAGTATGCTCAAGGCGGGCATGGGCTGGATGGTTATCACCCTGGATCTGAATCTGCAGCGTCTGCCATCCCCGGGTGAGCTTCTTGATGTACATACCTGGAGTAAAGGAAACAAAGGACCGCTCTGGCAGCGGGATTACCGGATCTATGATGCCCAAGGTGTAGAGCTGGCCTCGGCGCGATCGATTTGGGCACTTGTGGATATCGGGAAGCGAAAGATTTTGCGTCCGTCCGCCTTGCCTATTGTTGTCGAGCCGTATGTAGAGGATTCCGTAGGCAGTCTGCCGGATAAAGTGATCATACCACCCGAACTTCCCTTACAGGAGGTTTACCGTTATCAGGTAAGATATAGCGGTCTGGATAACAACAAACATCTTAACAATGCGAGGTATGCAGATTTATGCTGTGATGCACTGGCGCTGGAGGAGTGGGAGGAGTTAGAGCTTACGGGGCTTCATATCACCTATGCCCAGGAAGCCAAGTATGGTGAGGAGATCAGTGTTATGCGTTCTTCTCTGACTGAAGACGGTGTATATGTGCGCGGACAAGGCGGGGAGCGGATCTTTTTTGAAGCTTGCCTGAAGCTTAAGAGATAG
- a CDS encoding RNA polymerase sigma factor → MEVISLEQGNPGGPLNPNKIEEAIHQVHAGDRQAFTTIITEYERKIYTYCYYLLRSREEAEDAVQDIFVKVYQQLRRYEKRVSFSAWLYKVAYHHCLDQLRRRKRRSRLLSLYKLQLMTNQQALPEESPVDRIFENLTSEERGLLILRVIEQYSFEEISMITGSSSAALRKKYERLRKKLIQQKADERGGCAHGEVAESN, encoded by the coding sequence ATGGAGGTGATTTCTTTGGAGCAAGGCAACCCCGGGGGCCCATTGAATCCAAATAAGATTGAAGAAGCCATTCATCAGGTACACGCAGGTGACAGGCAAGCTTTCACAACAATAATTACGGAATATGAAAGAAAGATTTACACGTATTGCTACTATCTCCTAAGAAGCCGTGAAGAAGCAGAGGATGCTGTGCAGGATATATTCGTTAAGGTGTATCAGCAGCTTAGGCGTTATGAGAAGCGGGTTTCTTTTTCGGCCTGGCTATATAAGGTGGCTTATCATCATTGCCTGGACCAGCTTCGCAGGCGTAAGCGCCGCAGCCGGTTGCTGTCTCTATATAAGCTGCAACTGATGACGAATCAACAAGCGTTGCCGGAGGAGTCGCCGGTAGACCGGATTTTTGAAAATCTTACCTCGGAAGAACGAGGACTATTAATCCTTCGTGTCATTGAACAATACAGCTTCGAAGAGATCTCAATGATTACCGGAAGCAGTTCGGCGGCGCTGCGCAAAAAATATGAACGGCTGCGTAAAAAACTGATTCAGCAAAAAGCGGATGAAAGGGGAGGGTGTGCTCATGGAGAAGTGGCAGAATCAAACTGA
- a CDS encoding DUF4179 domain-containing protein: MEKWQNQTEKQRLERIRSSVGRVELPVDSYNEQIMNRIENLETRGGSKLLKKTLAAASIAVVIGLGTITAGFISPAWADTLSQLPVFSSIFKHTENPGLKLAAEQGLTTSPNMSVTKDGVTLSVTEVFYDGIQLAIGFERAGVADKRMLAEITDYKTREFDQSTKGLLGLPEVTLESGEPMGFGSSSTGDVQGQPNTLLLEMRELWNTSALGDEFKVNISVPVAQIAEPFKFQVTVKKLAEGIINLTPGQGASKDSFHYKVKSLDITPAAMRLVVTSEGEVPASPEQTGEYGPTAVFYELVDDAGNVATSAQGYALRKAVQHPIVDSLYNIFPQKPKTITVRPYTMTLDNELKLLLDANGKPVRTYHKDLESTIVIP, encoded by the coding sequence ATGGAGAAGTGGCAGAATCAAACTGAGAAGCAAAGGCTGGAACGTATTCGCAGCAGCGTCGGAAGAGTAGAGCTTCCTGTAGATAGCTATAATGAGCAGATTATGAACCGGATCGAAAATTTGGAGACTAGAGGAGGAAGCAAATTGCTTAAAAAGACGTTGGCAGCCGCAAGTATAGCTGTAGTGATAGGATTAGGTACGATAACTGCAGGATTCATCTCCCCGGCCTGGGCCGATACCTTGAGTCAGCTCCCCGTGTTCAGCAGTATATTCAAGCATACGGAGAACCCAGGTTTGAAATTGGCGGCGGAACAGGGGCTAACCACTTCACCTAACATGAGCGTGACCAAGGATGGAGTGACGTTAAGTGTTACGGAGGTATTTTATGACGGAATTCAACTGGCTATTGGATTTGAAAGAGCTGGAGTAGCGGATAAGCGAATGCTGGCGGAAATCACTGATTATAAAACCCGGGAGTTTGATCAATCGACTAAAGGGCTGCTGGGGTTGCCTGAAGTTACCCTGGAATCTGGTGAGCCTATGGGCTTCGGTTCTTCTTCTACAGGCGACGTACAGGGGCAACCCAATACCCTTTTATTGGAAATGAGGGAATTGTGGAATACATCAGCTCTTGGAGATGAATTCAAGGTAAATATCAGTGTGCCGGTTGCCCAAATCGCCGAGCCCTTTAAGTTCCAGGTGACGGTGAAGAAGCTTGCGGAGGGGATTATCAATCTTACTCCGGGTCAGGGGGCAAGCAAAGACTCCTTCCATTATAAAGTAAAGAGTCTGGACATCACGCCTGCTGCGATGAGGCTGGTCGTCACCAGCGAAGGAGAGGTGCCTGCATCGCCGGAGCAGACAGGGGAATATGGTCCAACGGCGGTATTCTATGAGCTTGTGGATGATGCCGGTAATGTGGCTACTTCCGCTCAAGGATATGCCTTGAGGAAGGCCGTTCAGCATCCTATTGTGGATAGTCTGTACAATATCTTCCCGCAAAAACCTAAGACGATTACGGTCAGACCGTATACAATGACTTTGGATAATGAGCTGAAGCTCTTGTTGGATGCTAATGGGAAACCGGTGAGAACTTATCATAAGGATCTTGAGAGCACTATAGTGATCCCGTGA
- a CDS encoding helix-turn-helix domain-containing protein codes for MKNSQLILQAIQYIESNLKQPLSVLTLSRETGYSLFHFIRLFQGVTGLTPGDFIARRRISEAARDILSRPERTFHEISLDYAYNDYETFTRAFKRLLHTTPTHIRHKANPDIPLLLHPLQPTDLPHWSDQKGASPDLIELGEIRLQGPFITVMQDQSIIGSAWEQLFSSISAIPDRKLPEQYYQLGYWPDNYEDQGISFHIACELNSIASVRAGTIVQSSYKQTSHNLPIHTLPPARYLRFKHTGPSAEVSATYKYIYGVFLPRTDYRLNLSYEFEYYGQDYLGPHHPNSISEIYIPLTLL; via the coding sequence ATGAAGAACAGCCAGCTCATTCTGCAGGCCATCCAATATATTGAATCGAATCTGAAGCAGCCGTTGTCTGTTCTGACCCTCTCCAGAGAGACTGGGTATTCCCTGTTCCACTTCATCCGCCTGTTTCAAGGGGTTACCGGACTCACACCAGGCGACTTTATAGCAAGACGGAGGATTTCCGAGGCGGCCCGGGATATTCTAAGCAGACCCGAGCGGACTTTTCACGAAATCTCACTGGACTATGCTTATAATGATTACGAGACCTTCACCCGGGCCTTCAAAAGACTGCTGCACACTACTCCCACCCATATTCGCCACAAGGCTAACCCGGATATCCCTCTACTGCTCCATCCCTTGCAGCCGACTGATTTGCCGCATTGGTCAGACCAAAAGGGCGCCTCTCCTGACCTGATTGAGCTTGGGGAAATCAGACTTCAGGGGCCATTCATTACCGTTATGCAAGATCAGTCGATCATCGGATCAGCTTGGGAGCAGCTATTCAGCAGCATTTCCGCTATCCCGGATCGCAAGCTTCCAGAACAATATTACCAGCTAGGCTATTGGCCGGATAACTATGAGGATCAGGGAATCTCCTTTCACATTGCCTGCGAATTGAACTCCATAGCATCTGTACGTGCCGGCACTATCGTTCAGTCGAGCTACAAACAAACCAGCCACAATCTGCCTATTCACACACTGCCGCCAGCACGTTATCTCAGATTTAAGCATACAGGACCGTCCGCAGAAGTTTCTGCCACCTACAAATATATCTATGGCGTTTTTCTGCCGAGAACCGATTACCGACTGAACCTCTCTTATGAATTTGAATACTACGGTCAAGACTATCTGGGACCCCACCATCCGAACTCTATAAGTGAAATCTACATTCCATTAACGCTGCTCTAA
- the tsaA gene encoding tRNA (N6-threonylcarbamoyladenosine(37)-N6)-methyltransferase TrmO, which produces MPASESYNIIPVGVVTGTQQNLRLEIRPEYRPALKGLDAFSHCQILWWIHEFAEDCFRGTTQIEPPYNAPVSGVFATRSPVRPNPIGLTVARIISVDLDQGIVEVSGLDAYPGTPVLDIKAYFPSTDRVRQARVPAWAASWGEWTIE; this is translated from the coding sequence ATGCCCGCCTCAGAATCGTATAATATTATACCAGTAGGAGTAGTAACGGGAACACAACAGAACCTGCGACTTGAGATTAGACCCGAATACAGACCTGCCTTGAAGGGGTTAGATGCTTTCAGCCACTGCCAGATCCTGTGGTGGATTCATGAGTTTGCAGAAGATTGCTTCCGGGGAACTACACAGATCGAGCCTCCCTATAATGCGCCGGTAAGCGGTGTTTTTGCGACCCGGTCTCCGGTCCGCCCTAACCCGATTGGACTTACGGTTGCCCGTATTATATCCGTCGACCTTGATCAGGGAATAGTTGAGGTCAGTGGACTGGATGCCTATCCGGGAACGCCCGTGCTTGATATCAAAGCTTATTTCCCTTCCACTGACCGTGTCCGTCAGGCTAGAGTGCCCGCATGGGCTGCCTCATGGGGAGAGTGGACTATAGAATAG
- a CDS encoding DNA topoisomerase 3: MKVLVLAEKPSVAREIARVLGCGNKQKSYMEGPKYVVTWALGHLVGLAEPEDYNNKYATWALEDLPILPEKAKLKVLRETSQQYKAVQQLMKRQDIEELIVATDAAREGELLARWIMNMAGWKKPFRRLWISSQTDKAIKEGFASLRPGRDFDRLYESARCRAEADWMIGLNVTRALTCKFGAPLSAGRVQTPTLGMIMDRENEITGFRSQEFDLLTGDFGNFQAGWRAQGGDGRIFEREKTAILKDKLTGRSGRITKVQKSEKSEPHALAYDLTELQRDANRKFGFSAKQTSSVLQKLYEQHKLVTYPRTDSRYLTADMTGTLKERLDSVAVGPYAALARPLLRKPLPVTKRIVDDSKVSDHHAIIPTEQTVLLNLLSAEERKLYDLIVRRFISLFYPPARYDAVAVTVTVDGESFYVKGTTVKDAGWREVYGGDMSSDDDEENAGDEPAAGSVKLPELREGDSVKLARCIIKPGRTQPPKRYNEATLLTQMEKHGLGTPATRADIIEKLVSSDTIERQGNLLHPTGKGKQLIELVSGQLRTPELTARWEAELERIARGQGHPELFLQGIRSMAQELVSGVKNSGAEYKPHNVSNSHCPECGTRMLEKKTKRGKLLVCPKEDCGYTRAGEKQLSNRRCPQCHKKMEMKEGKAGKYVQCLGCGITETLDKDHKHINKREQQKLVQQYSKTESSGSNLGDLLKAAMEAQQKGK; the protein is encoded by the coding sequence ATGAAGGTATTGGTATTGGCTGAGAAGCCGTCGGTGGCCCGTGAGATTGCGCGGGTGCTGGGCTGCGGGAATAAACAGAAGAGTTATATGGAAGGTCCGAAATACGTGGTGACCTGGGCGCTGGGGCATCTGGTTGGCCTGGCTGAGCCTGAGGACTATAACAATAAATATGCAACTTGGGCGCTGGAGGATCTGCCGATTCTTCCAGAGAAGGCTAAGCTGAAGGTACTGCGCGAAACCAGCCAGCAGTATAAGGCTGTGCAGCAGCTAATGAAGCGGCAGGATATCGAAGAGCTGATCGTAGCAACGGATGCGGCGCGTGAGGGTGAGCTGCTGGCCCGCTGGATTATGAATATGGCTGGCTGGAAAAAGCCGTTCCGGCGGCTGTGGATCTCTTCGCAGACGGATAAGGCGATTAAGGAAGGGTTTGCTTCGCTGCGGCCTGGCCGGGATTTCGACCGGCTGTATGAATCTGCACGCTGCCGTGCTGAGGCGGATTGGATGATTGGGCTGAATGTGACGCGGGCCTTAACCTGCAAGTTCGGCGCGCCGCTCTCGGCGGGACGGGTACAGACACCTACCCTTGGAATGATTATGGACCGGGAGAATGAGATCACCGGCTTCCGTTCCCAGGAATTCGATCTGCTGACTGGGGATTTCGGGAATTTCCAGGCGGGGTGGCGAGCGCAGGGCGGGGACGGCCGGATTTTTGAGCGAGAGAAGACCGCCATTCTTAAGGATAAGCTCACCGGCCGCAGCGGACGGATTACCAAGGTCCAGAAGAGTGAGAAAAGCGAGCCGCATGCGCTGGCGTATGATTTGACAGAGCTGCAACGCGATGCCAACCGCAAATTCGGCTTCTCGGCCAAACAGACCTCAAGTGTGCTCCAGAAGCTGTATGAACAGCATAAGCTGGTCACTTATCCGCGTACAGACAGCCGTTATCTGACCGCTGATATGACGGGTACGTTAAAGGAAAGACTCGACAGTGTGGCTGTCGGGCCGTATGCAGCCCTCGCCAGACCGCTGCTGCGGAAGCCGCTGCCGGTCACGAAGCGGATTGTCGATGACAGCAAGGTCAGCGATCACCACGCGATTATTCCGACAGAGCAGACGGTACTGCTCAATCTGCTGAGTGCGGAAGAGCGGAAGCTCTACGATCTGATCGTACGGCGGTTCATTAGCCTGTTCTATCCTCCGGCCCGTTATGACGCCGTAGCTGTGACGGTAACAGTAGATGGTGAAAGCTTCTATGTGAAGGGAACTACCGTCAAGGATGCAGGTTGGCGTGAGGTATACGGCGGAGATATGAGCTCAGATGACGACGAGGAGAATGCGGGGGATGAACCCGCAGCAGGCAGTGTGAAGCTGCCGGAGCTACGGGAAGGCGACAGCGTGAAGCTTGCGCGCTGCATCATCAAGCCGGGACGGACACAGCCGCCGAAGCGTTATAATGAAGCCACGCTGCTGACGCAGATGGAGAAGCATGGGCTGGGGACCCCGGCCACACGTGCGGATATTATTGAGAAGCTGGTCAGCTCGGATACGATTGAACGGCAGGGCAATCTGCTGCATCCGACCGGCAAGGGCAAGCAATTGATTGAGCTGGTCTCGGGGCAGCTGCGTACACCGGAGCTGACGGCACGCTGGGAAGCGGAGCTGGAGAGAATAGCGCGCGGGCAAGGGCATCCGGAGCTTTTTTTGCAGGGTATCCGAAGTATGGCACAGGAGCTGGTGTCCGGGGTGAAGAACAGCGGAGCGGAATACAAGCCGCATAATGTCTCTAACAGCCATTGTCCGGAGTGTGGAACAAGGATGTTAGAAAAGAAGACCAAACGCGGCAAGCTGCTGGTCTGTCCGAAGGAGGACTGCGGCTACACCCGTGCGGGTGAGAAGCAGTTGTCGAACCGCCGCTGCCCGCAGTGCCATAAGAAGATGGAGATGAAGGAAGGCAAGGCCGGAAAGTATGTGCAGTGCCTTGGCTGCGGAATTACAGAGACTTTGGATAAGGACCACAAGCATATCAACAAACGCGAGCAGCAGAAGCTGGTTCAGCAGTATAGCAAGACGGAAAGTTCCGGCTCTAACCTCGGCGATTTACTGAAGGCTGCGATGGAAGCGCAGCAGAAGGGGAAGTAG
- a CDS encoding MFS transporter → MAVVEGIEGVVKAAGTPGTKGSSRLYFLVIVFMFWFSSYIYVPVLSPYVEHLGASYVMVGAVLGIYGLMQILFRLPIGMGSDVLNRRRPFIYLGLIASGASCLLFLAGAHPGWALAARAVSGIAASAWVVYSVMFAGYFPKEEAGRAMGMLQFTTVIAQLTSMMISGYIVDHFGWNTPFIIGGIVAVAAMLLVVRLPEQQLEKRTAIKLKDLAGVVKEPLLVKVSLLSVLAHCVLFITMFGYTPNQALYLGVSKGSLGWLTLAFMLPHAVATLYGARLFGRWLGDRGTLMLGFAGSAVFTLLIPSMPTLAALCVTQIGNGFMQGLIFPLLLGKSVSGVAPFKRATAMGFYQAVYAIGMSGGPFVAGWMSAAYGLRGGFWLGAIAASLAAVLSWFWIREAGAAGGRSQKEQQLQGR, encoded by the coding sequence GTGGCAGTGGTTGAAGGGATAGAGGGTGTGGTGAAAGCGGCAGGGACTCCGGGTACGAAGGGGAGCAGCCGGTTGTATTTTTTGGTTATAGTCTTCATGTTCTGGTTCTCTTCTTATATCTATGTTCCGGTGCTCTCGCCGTATGTGGAGCATCTGGGGGCTTCTTATGTCATGGTGGGGGCAGTGCTGGGCATATACGGCCTGATGCAGATTCTGTTCCGGCTGCCGATAGGGATGGGTTCAGATGTGCTTAACCGGCGGCGGCCGTTTATTTATCTGGGGCTGATCGCAAGCGGAGCGAGCTGTCTGCTGTTCCTGGCAGGGGCACATCCAGGCTGGGCGTTGGCGGCGCGGGCGGTCTCGGGGATAGCGGCATCGGCGTGGGTCGTGTACTCGGTGATGTTCGCGGGGTATTTTCCGAAAGAAGAGGCGGGCAGGGCTATGGGCATGCTCCAGTTCACCACGGTGATTGCCCAGTTGACGAGTATGATGATCAGCGGCTATATCGTAGACCACTTTGGCTGGAATACCCCGTTCATCATCGGAGGGATTGTGGCGGTGGCCGCGATGCTGCTGGTCGTCCGTCTTCCGGAGCAACAGCTGGAGAAGCGCACGGCGATTAAGCTCAAGGATCTGGCCGGTGTGGTGAAGGAGCCTTTACTGGTAAAAGTATCGCTGTTATCGGTGCTGGCCCATTGTGTGCTGTTCATTACGATGTTCGGCTACACGCCGAATCAGGCGCTCTATCTTGGAGTGAGCAAGGGGAGTCTCGGCTGGCTGACGCTGGCTTTTATGCTGCCTCATGCGGTAGCGACCCTCTATGGTGCGCGGCTGTTCGGCCGGTGGCTGGGGGACCGGGGGACGCTGATGCTCGGTTTTGCCGGAAGTGCGGTGTTCACGCTGCTCATTCCTTCGATGCCAACGCTTGCGGCGTTATGTGTAACACAGATCGGGAACGGCTTCATGCAGGGCCTGATCTTCCCGCTGCTGCTGGGTAAATCGGTCTCCGGGGTAGCTCCGTTCAAGCGGGCGACAGCAATGGGGTTCTATCAGGCGGTGTATGCGATTGGCATGTCCGGCGGTCCTTTTGTAGCGGGATGGATGAGTGCGGCGTACGGTCTGCGCGGAGGATTCTGGCTGGGCGCCATTGCAGCTTCGCTTGCGGCGGTACTGTCCTGGTTCTGGATCAGGGAAGCTGGAGCCGCAGGCGGGCGGAGCCAGAAAGAGCAGCAGTTGCAGGGCCGGTGA
- a CDS encoding DUF1294 domain-containing protein: MVKVVLLWFALINIIGYVVMSEDKNKARKRRDRVPEKTLFLLAFMGGALGVLIAMYRKRHKTRHTSFRLGIPLLLLLNMVLYGYFLR, encoded by the coding sequence ATGGTCAAGGTGGTATTGCTGTGGTTCGCGCTGATCAACATTATCGGGTATGTAGTGATGTCGGAAGACAAGAACAAGGCCCGGAAAAGACGGGATCGGGTGCCGGAGAAAACATTGTTTCTGCTGGCGTTCATGGGCGGTGCGCTGGGTGTGCTGATTGCCATGTACCGCAAACGCCACAAGACAAGGCATACTTCCTTCAGACTAGGAATTCCGCTGCTGCTGCTGCTGAATATGGTGCTGTATGGATATTTTTTGAGGTAA